A genomic window from Lotus japonicus ecotype B-129 chromosome 1, LjGifu_v1.2 includes:
- the LOC130744907 gene encoding dof zinc finger protein DOF4.6-like isoform X1, which yields MDTAQWAQGNIGGVVKPMEGSNSKANINNNPMLERRARPQKDQALNCPRCNSTNTKFCYYNNYSLSQPRYFCKTCRRYWTEGGSLRNVPVGGGSRKNKRSTPSSASTPASSSTPLSSTINKAPLNFPQSASQNPKIHQGQDLNLAYPPPPEDYNTISKFMEVPYNNNENNQHIQNTTPSSTTPSHLELLKTGITSSSRGLNNSFIPMNLSDSSTMYNSSGFPLQDFKPGLNFSLEGFENGYGGLQGIQEGGSGGARILFPVEELKQQVPNSGEFEQNRSQGDSAGYWNGMLGGGSW from the exons ATGGACACAGCTCAGTGGGCACAG gggAATATTGGAGGAGTTGTTAAACCTATGGAAGGTTCAAACTCAAAGgctaatattaataataatccTATGTTGGAGAGAAGGGCAAGGCCACAGAAAGATCAAGCTTTGAACTGTCCAAGGTGCAATTCAACCAACACAAAATTCTGTTACTACAACAACTACAGCCTCTCTCAGCCAAGGTACTTTTGCAAGACTTGTAGAAGGTATTGGACTGAAGGTGGTTCCTTGAGGAATGTTCCTGTGGGTGGTGGCTCTAGAAAGAACAAGAGATCCACACCATCATCTGCATCAACACCCGCATCATCATCAACACCTTTATCATCAACAATCAACAAAGCACCACTAAATTTCCCTCAATCTGCTTCTCAGAACCCAAAGATCCATCAAGGCCAAGATCTTAACCTAGCATACCCACCTCCACCTGAGGACTACAACACCATAtcaaaattcatggaggttccTTACAACAACAATGAAAACAACCAACACATTCAAAACACCACTCCCTCTTCAACAACACCTTCTCATCTAGAGCTTCTTAAAACTGGGATAACTTCCTCTTCAAGGGGTTTGAATAATTCTTTCATCCCTATGAATTTGTCTGATTCTAGCACAATGTATAATTCAAGTGGGTTCCCCTTGCAAGATTTTAAGCCAGGACTTAACTTTAGCCTTGAGGGTTTTGAGAATGGCTATGGGGGTCTCCAAGGGATTCAAGAGGGTGGTTCTGGTGGTGCAAGGATCTTGTTTCCTGTGGAGGAATTGAAGCAACAAGTTCCAAACAGTGGTGAGTTTGAGCAGAATAGGAGTCAAGGAGATTCAGCTGGGTATTGGAATGGCATGTTAGGTGGAGGATCATGGTAG
- the LOC130744907 gene encoding dof zinc finger protein DOF4.6-like isoform X2, whose translation MEGSNSKANINNNPMLERRARPQKDQALNCPRCNSTNTKFCYYNNYSLSQPRYFCKTCRRYWTEGGSLRNVPVGGGSRKNKRSTPSSASTPASSSTPLSSTINKAPLNFPQSASQNPKIHQGQDLNLAYPPPPEDYNTISKFMEVPYNNNENNQHIQNTTPSSTTPSHLELLKTGITSSSRGLNNSFIPMNLSDSSTMYNSSGFPLQDFKPGLNFSLEGFENGYGGLQGIQEGGSGGARILFPVEELKQQVPNSGEFEQNRSQGDSAGYWNGMLGGGSW comes from the coding sequence ATGGAAGGTTCAAACTCAAAGgctaatattaataataatccTATGTTGGAGAGAAGGGCAAGGCCACAGAAAGATCAAGCTTTGAACTGTCCAAGGTGCAATTCAACCAACACAAAATTCTGTTACTACAACAACTACAGCCTCTCTCAGCCAAGGTACTTTTGCAAGACTTGTAGAAGGTATTGGACTGAAGGTGGTTCCTTGAGGAATGTTCCTGTGGGTGGTGGCTCTAGAAAGAACAAGAGATCCACACCATCATCTGCATCAACACCCGCATCATCATCAACACCTTTATCATCAACAATCAACAAAGCACCACTAAATTTCCCTCAATCTGCTTCTCAGAACCCAAAGATCCATCAAGGCCAAGATCTTAACCTAGCATACCCACCTCCACCTGAGGACTACAACACCATAtcaaaattcatggaggttccTTACAACAACAATGAAAACAACCAACACATTCAAAACACCACTCCCTCTTCAACAACACCTTCTCATCTAGAGCTTCTTAAAACTGGGATAACTTCCTCTTCAAGGGGTTTGAATAATTCTTTCATCCCTATGAATTTGTCTGATTCTAGCACAATGTATAATTCAAGTGGGTTCCCCTTGCAAGATTTTAAGCCAGGACTTAACTTTAGCCTTGAGGGTTTTGAGAATGGCTATGGGGGTCTCCAAGGGATTCAAGAGGGTGGTTCTGGTGGTGCAAGGATCTTGTTTCCTGTGGAGGAATTGAAGCAACAAGTTCCAAACAGTGGTGAGTTTGAGCAGAATAGGAGTCAAGGAGATTCAGCTGGGTATTGGAATGGCATGTTAGGTGGAGGATCATGGTAG